One stretch of Anolis carolinensis isolate JA03-04 chromosome 3, rAnoCar3.1.pri, whole genome shotgun sequence DNA includes these proteins:
- the gpr148 gene encoding probable G-protein coupled receptor 148, translating to MEYLSCLSERILNESFFYRRLRANTSFSLDTSSLNSTSYSLATASLQSIDAWVAYPPYFKINMFLIPPVICLIAAILVIPFILFVIFSQDNIRQETRYLLLGNALLCDLLYLILYTMSEVFSASYLKLHKTTCVALLFLLAMTYCGGLLTAVAMVLDTYLAIIWPLHYLSILPSARTKKLILFLWISSGIFPGIVFSILGSAEKPSLCPVEDCSVPIILAMTLQGNNAVKCCYVLSVSALFLCLSLILCCYMILYFKTKESGIWKSIFSRARVTFLMHQIILFFHFSPVLATVVESLLYVNAVIGPRTGMWLSLVVCNVLIIIPKALLPYLYGLRYREISSSLKFFIRRKRSTVVAPTSLA from the coding sequence ATGGAATACTTGTCATGTTTATCTGAACGGATTTTGAATGAGAGTTTCTTTTACAGGAGACTTCGAGCCAATACCTCCTTCTCTTTGGATACATCTTCTTTGAACAGTACCTCCTACTCTTTGGCTACAGCCTCTTTGCAAAGCATCGATGCATGGGTTGCCTATCCTCCTTATTTTAAGATAAACATgtttttgatcccaccagttataTGCCTTATAGCAGCCATCCTGGTCATTCCTTTCATCTTGTTTGTGATTTTCTCCCAAGACAACATCCGTCAGGAAACAAGGTACTTGTTACTGGGGAATGCTTTACTTTGTGATTTGCTATATCTGATACTCTACACCATGTCTGAGGTTTTCAGTGCATCTTACCTCAAGCTTCACAAAACCACCTGCGTGGCTTTGCTGTTTTTGTTGGCAATGACTTACTGTGGAGGGTTGCTGACAGCGGTAGCGATGGTCTTGGACACCTATCTGGCCATTATTTGGCCTCTACATTATCTCTCCATCTTGCCTTCTGCACGCACCAAGAAACTGATACTATTCCTATGGATCTCCTCTGGGATTTTCCCTGGGATTGTCTTCTCAATACTTGGGAGTGCTGAGAAACCCAGTCTGTGTCCTGTGGAAGACTGTTCTGTTCCCATAATTCTGGCAATGACTTTACAAGGAAACAATGCAGTGAAATGTTGCTATGTGCTCTCCGTCTCTGCCCTTTTTCTCTGCCTGTCCCTCATTCTCTGCTGTTATATGATCCTGTATTTCAAAACAAAAGAGTCAGGGATATGGAAGAGCATTTTCTCTAGAGCCAGAGTGACATTCCTGATGCACCAAATTATCTTGTTCTTTCATTTCTCTCCTGTCTTGGCCACTGTGGTGGAGTCACTCCTGTATGTCAATGCTGTCATAGGGCCACGGACAGGGATGTGGCTCTCTCTGGTTGTCTGCAATGTGTTGATCATAATACCCAAAGCTTTGTTGCCTTATCTGTATGGGCTCAGATACAGGGAGATCTCCTCCTCCCTTAAGTTCTTCATTAGGCGGAAACGTTCTACTGTCGTGGCTCCTACTTCACTGGCATGA